The window tatgtataatattttactgctctgctgtgtcaattggaatataatatacaaaataaacaaagtTATGACTTTGCACGAATATTTTGTTTGAGAAAAATAACGGTTTATCCACACATATCATAAACAAATGATTCATATTATCTAAACATATTTATCGACAAAGAAATTTTGTAGGTACTTAGCCGGCGATATCTGTGAATACCGTATTACTATTCATACAATTCATACTTGCTAttgtatattacatttttttttgatagttaaaaattaaattatctggtattatttaatattttaggggaataatattataaatgttcaatcgtcaaaaatgttatttaaaacatgccaACATGTCTTCCTTTTAGTCTgttaattactggtttaggtttGTTATCTTTCAAGTTAGtccttcttcttctcttttttgtaTATATCCAAACGATCTTAGTCTTTGTGCATTAATAACTTTTATTATATCTTTCCCTTtggttatatttctattttttatttcatgcttcattagtcttctatattctccttgttcTGTCTTTATTGGGCtgtatattcttataaattttcttccaataatttttactttttcttcatattttttcgTAATACACATTACTTCCGCTCCGTATGCTATCaccggtctaattgctgctctatatatttttgtctttgtttttttttgctatttttttatatctttaaatAGTGGGTGATATTTCCAAAACACTCCGTTCTTCTCCCGCTATGTGTACGTGGTAGTGTCATGTGTTGGGTGTACGATTTGGGGTGGTTGATGCATATTTAGTTAACACGGTTCTATTTGGTCTATTGAGTTGCTTCAGTTACCGTATTCGACCATTTTATAACGCCCAATGAGTATGTGAAAAGTGTTATTGCTTATttgtttattgcttttactatGTGCTTGGAATTAAGTTAGcttttgattattattattattattaaccagatttagccatatggctcacactcgctctaaggggaaaattcactcattccagatacctaaggtatcaaaagaattgagctcCTGTAGGACTCTTTTCGTGTTAttgagtcctaggtgacttggtacgctgGAGTATcgcccaaaaattttcgtacacatctggacgctAAGGGTAGTATAGCTTTCTGCATGGTCATGTAGAGATGATGGTTCACGGAAACctagcttttttatattttttaggagGTTCTTCGAAATGATTCCagtagtagaaagaataataggtagtGTCTGGCTAcgttccattctccactgtcttcgtatttgaatttccagatccctgtacttggcgatctttttgttgtgtttaacacgaagattattattgttgggtatcgccacatcaattagtatCTGTCtcttaagtttattaactagtatgaaatCTGGTCTATTTTGTACcgctgtttggtctgtgagcacagtgcggtcccagtatagcttgtagttgtcattctcaagtatactttcaggaacgtattgataatatgggagatggtttgtgtGGAGAAGTCCCtgtttgatggctatctcttgatgaaggatctttcctactaaGTCGTGCCTTTCCTTATAtttagttgcagcaaatgcctggccccggtaagatgttggatggttttttGAGCTTGACaaccatatcggcatttgtcgctTTGGAAGATAacattcttattaaattttgttgtaatCTGCCAAAGTGTAGTACAAAGTAggtaattgatatggcaaccctgttagtatgacgttttgtttgaagcgtttcgaagccgaaaGTAACGCTATCTAACGATGATAAATATTACTGATGTTACATATGGAGGCATCTCTCTACAATACAATTTGGTGGCGGCAGTTCAAGATTGTTTAACAAGatttttcatatatttaggaaaaatatttaacgttttattgcatatattttccacttttacagttctATATATGTTGCTATTAAAATTGttttcggtttcttaccggtagctttattataagccgaattatattattttttcatattgtaataaaactgtacattcaaaattttcaataagttcataagtatttcttagaATTATATCTTTATGctgtaagaaaattaacaaaatcgtATTATGTTTGGTTTTCAACGGAACAAAACAAAACGAAAATTTTACGAAAATTTacgttattaaattttttcaaattttttgaatgtgTAGTTTGTCTTTTAGGGGGTGTAGATCAACCTCTTTAATTAGTAAAGGGTATCGCATGTTAATATTCATTTTCattcttaaaatatttatgtatcatataaattattattacactGTGACTTACCTCCATTTCTTCTACTCTATCTATTGAGTAGTACGCCACTTGGTAGCCATTAAGCCCAGAATGATTTCTGCTTTGCCAAGAAACCAGAACCGAAAACGGCTGAATATCTTGGATTCCAAGCTTCACTACCATAGGTTGGTCACAGAATTGCTCTGGATCCAATTCCAAAAATATTCTTCCCCGAAGTTCTGGCGGGTGTTCACAACGCAATTCCAACTTGTCCGAATGTTCGACCAATTTTTGGTGGTCTCGCAGCCATTCCCATAGTTCTTGGGAATCGCAGTTACAGGATAGAGGATTCTCTGTAAAATATAAATGAtacttgaatatttttaatacttgtCTTAATCATTAACTAGGTATgggaaaataataattaaataagagGTTAATTTGTATGATTTTATTAGATcacatattagtataaaatcgtaaaaaatgtttAACCCTTCGGCGGTGGCGCCAAGACTCTCAGAGCCAAGCGTAGCCAAGCCTCGCGGAGATGGTACgtaaagaagagaagaagaatatAGGTACAGTAATATATAGTGAAATAAGTCTCAAAGAGTAGTTTTGCTGTTAGAATcttaatttattttgtaattcatctaagaagattaaaaaaaaaaatgcggAAACCTTTGGCGAAGTACAAGTTGATTTGTGAAGATAAATACCATGTTaattaaatacaaatattgtttagCTTATGATGTGCTAATTTAAAGACCACTTGTTCGATGTAAAAACCATCAAATGTAGGATTAAAAATTGAATTAGAACCGGAAAGATACCTTTTATTAAAGAGACATAAAGTAATCGCTTATTAGATTTAAAAACACAAACAAAGTCTTATTTCAAATTGTGATtcctttaattattaattattattaacccTTTACTAGTCGCTACATGGTCAAAAAAACCGCacgtattaaaaattgctaatatttcggaaaaaaattacatttggcaaCCACGGCCTTCAGTAGCTTACTTATTCGATACAAAGAGCCTCAGTACTAAATCAGAGTAGCGGGAGGTTTGTTGATTAGGAGTTACAGCGCAAAGGTCATAATTTCCACGCGCGTCTAGTcagctaaaaagtttttataaatcgttttattgtgtttcttatcaccttaaggtatgtataaacgctagttttttttaaataatatactattatacttttgtcttattgtttagtaaccttttgaatatacctctctttcttttactatgtaattagtcatcaaattttaaattactttgcagCAAATTACGATTAcaatatttcataattttctttgttctattattgagaatcaaatattaatttttttaaattttaagctacagcaaacttttatatataacttgtttggctttatttttagaatggactatgagaagaaacaaaggagacttcaagccctcatggaagaagaaccgcttgatatagaatatgacgacgacgatgacgagaatgaagtaaatccggaagttattgatgagaggtcggaagattcggaaagcgaacaagaacaggatttagaggaaatagaagaagttttactgaataatttacaagaagaaagtgtttttaggggaaaagatggtacagtgtggagaaagcaccaaagaaaaaacaaaagggtacgtatgagcaagcctaatttagtaaaacaatcacctgtgcctaatagatttacgaaaaagttgaaagccatttatgaaatatggagttatttcattgatgaggacatgatttacataattgtagaatccactaataaatacattgaaagtatagtaagcaatttctctagggagagggatgcaaagcttacaaacccatctgaaattcgcgctcttataggccttttatatttggcagggacatataaagcccatcacctgaatacagaagatatctggcaaactaatggcgaaggtatcgaaatatttagactagttatgtccttatcccgatttcggtttcttctaagatgcattagatttgatgataaggtCGATCGTGAAGAACGTAGGAGACTGGATAAGATGGCCGCTATCCGAGTATTTTGtgacaaattcgtagaaaagTGTAAATCGGGATATAACTACTCGCAAAATTTAACATGCGATAAAAATGCTTCCTGGATTTTTAGGGAATTGCCCTTGGATACAAGATATTCCAAGCAAACCCCCAAAGTATGggctcaaaatttttagtttatgtgatgctgaaatgtattataccataaatatggaggtttgtgtgggtcgtcaaccagatggctcctttactgtagacaattctccgaaagaagttgtaaaaagaatgtgtgcgccaataaagaattctgggcgcaacattactctagataattggttcattagcattcctctaatagatgttttaaaaaaagaatttggattgactgttgtggggaccattagaaagtacaaaagggaactgccccctgaattacttcaaggatctcgtcctctaaaatcaagtatgttcgcctttagcgatacatgtaccttaatgtcgtatatccccaaaaagaacaaagttgtattgcttgttttaagtctacatgatgacgacgctatagatagagaaacatttgaacattataaatcagaaattctgacgttttataacaaaacaaaaggcgggGTTGACATCGTGTATCAGCTATGCTCCTCTTATGATGTTTCGCGAAAAACCAGACGTTGGCCCATGGTAATTTTTAACACCATACTAAATATCGCAGGCATTAATTCGCAAGTGATTCATGCAAGTAACAACCTTGCTGATAATAAAAtgcttagaagaaaatttttgaagcatttaGCATTTTCTCTTATGGATGAACATCTACGGATCCGAGCAACAGTAGACAATTTAAATAGAGATCTAAAGTTACGTATTAAGGCCATATGTAATATTCCTCATATGTAAAAACACAGACGGCACTCCAACGAATGAAGGAGTACATGGTAGATGTTACTTTTGCAACCGTAAAAAGAACCGGAAAACGACTGTTTagtgctgtaaatgtaaaaagtttttatgcagagaacatACACGTACAGTATGCGAAGAGTGCCAAACTGAACTTATTCGGATTAAATTAAAGTTTCCTGTTTTTTATCGGAGTAGAAAATAGATTTTCTAATGTTCTGTCCAGTatttttaacattagtttactttttatattattttgtaatatgttactctacttaataaaccttaataaaatcgtgttttacttaaactggttccaaatacttttattaacacaaataaagaagtaaaagaccaaacggtcgtttcgaccacgcgcgactactaattttcaaaaattcctagcGGCTACTGAAGGGTTAAAGCAACAACAAAAGGCTAAATAACTTACCTTCAGTTCTGAGACTTCTTATCTGTGTTTCCAGAGGTCGAAACGCATTTAACGGAATGTTCTCTAAATAGTTTCTACTCAGATCTAAAGTTCGTAGTTTCTTCAATGGTTTAAAGGCATCACTAGATACTAGTGAAATCCAGTTGCCAAAGAGATAGAGCTCGGACAGATTTTCCAGATGCTGAAAAGTACTTTTGCTAATTCTTCCTATTTGATTGAAAGAAATATCTAAAATTTGAAGAGACCTTAGATCGGAGGGAAATTCTTCTAGTTCTTTTAAACGATTGTGGGTTAGGTTTAAAATTCTTAAATGATGAAGACCTTGTAGGCGTTCCTGTGGTAACAACTCGAGTTCATTTATACCTAAATCTAGAGTTAGTAGATTGGGAAGGTTTCCAAAAGCACCCGGCGACACTCTAGAAATTCGATTCTGGCCCAGAAATATGTGCAGGAGAGCCGGAAACGATTCAAAATCTTTACTGGTCACTATGCTTAAATTCGTGGAACTAATATGAACTTCTTCTAGGGATGGGTAACGGTTAGTCGAGGTAATATCGTGAATCCGCATTAAAGGGTTGCCAGTTAAATTTAACCAATTAAGTCCTGGCAAGGTTGTATCTGATAAGGCCGAACTGGGTATTTGTTTAAATCTGTTATACGATAGATCTATACGGCCTAGCAAAGGAGAATGATGAAAAAAATTTGCAGGCAATCCTACCAGTGAGTTGTTGCTTAAATCCAATGAAAATAGTTGTGTAAGATTCGCCGAAGCAAATCCAGACAACGACGTTATTTGATTTCCTTGTAAATAAATCTCTCTTAAATTAGGTAAACCGTTTAATCTTGAAATTTCAATTGTTGACAACTTGTTAAAAGCCAAATTTAGGGCCTCCATTGTAGATATGTTTAAAAGGGCTGTGTAAGGTATGTCAACCAGTAGATTGCTCGTCAATTTCAACTCCTTTAACACATTTAGATTTAAAAACACTTTGTATCCTAAATCCGATATATGATTGTAACTCAAGTCTATGTGTAACaagtttttgtttttagaaaatagtTCATCCGGCACTCGCGAAATTCTACACTGATCTAAATAAAGTGTTTGTAAAGATGGCAATCCATTTAGTGAAAATCCGTGTAATGTACTAAAATTATTATTGGTCAGCTTCAATACCCTTAAACCAGGTATATCCAACGCAGTTAAGTCTTTAGAAGTAAGTTCATTTACACCAAGATTTAGCTCATTTAAATTGTTTAATCCCCGAAACGCTCCCGAATCAATACGTTGTATGGAACAGTTGTACAAATTAAGGTTTCTTATAGGTAGGCCTTCTTGCAAAATATTATCATGAAGAACTATTAAGGGATTACAGGAGAGGTCCAAAaccctcaatttttttaaattcgttaaGGCCTGCGGTTCAATGCTTCTTAAAAGATTCTTGGATAAATACAGCTCTTCTAATTCAAATAACTCAGAAAATGTTGTTTGTGTAATCTGAGTAAGTTGATTCATGCTGAGTTCTAGAAATTTTAAGGCCTGCATCGGTTCAAAAGACCTTTCCTCAATATGTGAAATACTATTATTAGTTAGATATACCCTTTGAATCATAAGTAAATCCTTAAAGAGAGATCTGCTAATTCTCTTAAGTCTATTGTGTCCAAGCCACATAATTTGCACACTTGATTGGCCTCTTAACGTGTCGTTGTGTAAGGATGTTATACTATTGGAATCTAACTGTATTGATACCAAAGACGGCGATTCGTGCATAAATACATCACCAAGATCTGTTATTATATTTCCTTGTAGGTTAACATGTTGTAGGCTTTGTAGAGTCCTAAAGGCGCCCCAGTCAATAGAAGAAATTTCATTGTTTTGTAAATGAAGCTCTAACAACGAAGGTAGAGGATCAAATACACCGCGATGAATAGAATGAATTTTGTTGTTGTGTAGCCTTATTTCTcgtaaatttacagttttttcaaaaGTTCCGGGATCCAAATTGGACAACCAGTTACTATCTAGACTTAACGATGTCAGATTAACATTTTGttgaaataaattatttggtATATGCGGTATGAAATTTGAGCTAAGATGAAGTTGCGATAGGTTAACCAATGTGGCTAAGGATTCAGGATCTATCCGTCTTATAGCGTTCTGTTGTAGGTAGATAACAGACAAATTAGACGACTCCTTAAAGGCATCTGCAGGAATTTCTAATATGTTGTTTTCTGAAAGGAATAGTTCTTTAAGTTCTGGCAGAAAAGCGAACACTCCGCTTATATAATGGACGTGATTGTGGCTTAAGTCTATCGATCgcagttttttattattatggaAGGATAATTGGTCCAGATAAACGATTTTGTTATGGCTCAAATCCAATGATTGAAGATCTGTCAACGCAGAGAATGTATCATGGTGAATTGTCTCAATAGCGTTATAATACAATGATAACGTACGAATTCCCGGAAAAATTCTAAACGAATGCTCTTCCAATTTTTCGAAATTATTAAAACTAAGATCTAAGTAGAGGAGGGAACTGAGTCTTGAGTAGGAATCATCTTGAATGGCATTAATTTCATTCCAGGCTAGACGTAAATGTCGCAATCTTTCCAGACGTCTCAAAGATTTAATTGGAAAAGTCTTCAGTTTGTTTTCAGCCATGTCTAATTCAGAAAGGGAGTCTTCGAGTCCTGCGAAGGCGTATTCGGATACCTGAAAAGTAATTTTCGAATTAATCCAATTTAGGTACGTGGAAATTGGTTAAGGAAAcgataataattttgttttttatagtaCGGTCGctaaatttttaataagttttttatgAATAATTATTACTTAAGAGGAAAACTCAAAtaggataatatatttttttaaatagaaacacAGTACATCAATATAGAAGTAATATAAATGTAAATACATGTAATAAtatgaaatttgtttaaatttaacaagtttttatcATATAAAACTACATGTCTgtaatcatataaatatatttcGGTTTTTGACAACACGTTGTCATGCTTCTCATAATTGATTTATTACCGGAATACTTGCACCAAAGTTaaccttttaaatattttttaagaaaccAAAATTTTGTGTTGGTGTTATATTACTTATTCCTTCTTGTCACTGAGAAATGTGCTTAGTATGGCTCCAGAAAAGTGCCGTAAGtccaaaaatattgaatattgagTTATATATGGTTTCCTATATTTTTAACCATGCAGAATTCAATGGGTTACTCAAAATTGTCGTATCTCCAACAGTGATcgagatataaaataattttttgcagtAAGTGtatcaaaagttttaaaataatatgCAAGACTGCCGTAAATACAATAGACTAACCAAGAATGCAGTAACTCCTTTGTACATACTGCATTTATACTTAGTACACTGTACTTACTGCAGTCTTTCTTAGTGGCCATTTAAACAGCTGATGTACTTACTGCATTGTATTTATGTTGAGTGTAAATTGTGAGGTTATGTTTGTAACATATAAGTTTGCTAAAAATTTGCTGTGCTCAGTTTAGGTTATAATAAGCCAATATTTGTGTTGTTGAAGTGGTTCAGAAAGTATATAAATTACATTTAGGTAATTGTTGTATTGGAACATGAGTGCTTCAAAGTTTAATACAGTCTCAACTCGTTCTGAACTTATTGTAAACTTAGTTCTAAAAAGCACCAAGACTGACACAACAGTTGTATAAGATGAGAAATCAGATTTAATTTTACCTACAAAATGTCCTTCCAGTGACTTATTAGAAGCTAATGAAGAACCTCAACCATCTCGCTGCACTATAACGTTGTAAGATGATGTTGGAGATGTGAGATTACCTGACAATATAACTCAACAGGTAATAGACAACCATAATATATTAGTTTATGACCTTAGTGAAAACACACTAATATCACGTCCACTGGAAGAATTTGATGTTGATAAATCTGTTTATTTAGAATCACATACTAACCTACAAGTTATAAATGTACCTGAAGTACTATTTGAAAATCTACTTACAAATGTGGTCCAACCAAACAATGATAATAT is drawn from Diabrotica undecimpunctata isolate CICGRU chromosome 5, icDiaUnde3, whole genome shotgun sequence and contains these coding sequences:
- the LOC140441261 gene encoding uncharacterized protein; the protein is MMARYGAILIFLAVSISPKTVADQTKCPSLAANPSCQCFNFENGILLECPAATAESVKSVLEIIEGSVQSLNIYDPDKAMVKLPKHFFPDSTIIKHLQISQSNIQELHDDCLLPLKPHLESFSLVSGRLKEIPQKAFKGLNKLIALDLEANAIVDLPSYSFYGLHLIKLNMKGNQIQKVSEYAFAGLEDSLSELDMAENKLKTFPIKSLRRLERLRHLRLAWNEINAIQDDSYSRLSSLLYLDLSFNNFEKLEEHSFRIFPGIRTLSLYYNAIETIHHDTFSALTDLQSLDLSHNKIVYLDQLSFHNNKKLRSIDLSHNHVHYISGVFAFLPELKELFLSENNILEIPADAFKESSNLSVIYLQQNAIRRIDPESLATLVNLSQLHLSSNFIPHIPNNLFQQNVNLTSLSLDSNWLSNLDPGTFEKTVNLREIRLHNNKIHSIHRGVFDPLPSLLELHLQNNEISSIDWGAFRTLQSLQHVNLQGNIITDLGDVFMHESPSLVSIQLDSNSITSLHNDTLRGQSSVQIMWLGHNRLKRISRSLFKDLLMIQRVYLTNNSISHIEERSFEPMQALKFLELSMNQLTQITQTTFSELFELEELYLSKNLLRSIEPQALTNLKKLRVLDLSCNPLIVLHDNILQEGLPIRNLNLYNCSIQRIDSGAFRGLNNLNELNLGVNELTSKDLTALDIPGLRVLKLTNNNFSTLHGFSLNGLPSLQTLYLDQCRISRVPDELFSKNKNLLHIDLSYNHISDLGYKVFLNLNVLKELKLTSNLLVDIPYTALLNISTMEALNLAFNKLSTIEISRLNGLPNLREIYLQGNQITSLSGFASANLTQLFSLDLSNNSLVGLPANFFHHSPLLGRIDLSYNRFKQIPSSALSDTTLPGLNWLNLTGNPLMRIHDITSTNRYPSLEEVHISSTNLSIVTSKDFESFPALLHIFLGQNRISRVSPGAFGNLPNLLTLDLGINELELLPQERLQGLHHLRILNLTHNRLKELEEFPSDLRSLQILDISFNQIGRISKSTFQHLENLSELYLFGNWISLVSSDAFKPLKKLRTLDLSRNYLENIPLNAFRPLETQIRSLRTEENPLSCNCDSQELWEWLRDHQKLVEHSDKLELRCEHPPELRGRIFLELDPEQFCDQPMVVKLGIQDIQPFSVLVSWQSRNHSGLNGYQVAYYSIDRVEEMEIKGRKLDRFSRSMKLSKLFPDTKYLICVLALGNWAFNFKEAPQYLRRPENDTNDMELFSDIIRPLLVDSPTSRCAEVNTLGAPDSMHVGMGMLPDHSMGAQSILTRRLGLIIGCCMGFVVFVGLVSILGYLKIKKQRRAVKRDQPLPPEYLSYRHFSIQSGEAGGHPHFITNMNTTVLN